Sequence from the Pyrobaculum neutrophilum V24Sta genome:
TCTATGGGCTCGTGTTCGTCCACGTACTTCCCGTTTCGGTAGCGGACGGAGGTGAAGTGTGTGTGCATATGTCTATCTCCGAACTCCCTCGCCCAGAGGTCTAGGACTTCTCCGTAGTTTATAACTCCGTTGTTTCTGGCGTAGAGGTGGCCCCAGTCCACCACCGGCGTTACGTAATGTAGCTCCTTTGCGAGCTTAAACGCCTCCTCTACGCTTCCGAACTGGTTTGTCCTGGCTGTGATCTCCACGCCTATATACACGCCGGATCCGATCCCGGACTCCCTATACGCCTTCTCCAACTCCTCCTTGACTTTCTCGAAGCACCTCTGGGGACCCAACTTCCCGTAGTACGCGGCGTGGACGACCACAACCCAAGCGCCCATGTGATATGCTCTGTCTAGCGAATCCACCAGCCTCTGCCGAGATTTCTCCACCTTATCCGCCTCTTCGGAACACAGGTTGATGAAGTAGGGGGCGTGCACGGAGAGCTTGACGTCGTAGTCCTGAGCCGCCTTCCCCACCTGCTTCGCCAACTCCCTCGACATCCTCACCCCCTGTACGAACTCCACCTCCATGGCGTTGAGGCCCAGCTCCCTCACTGCTTTTACCGCGTCTAGCGTGGACTTCGCCTTTACGACGTATTGAGGAATGCCGGCTGGGCCCAGGTAGACCTTTGCCATCGGCCTTAATGCTATTCTGTATTTAAAGAGGTGGCGCCCCGGCACCCGTGATCGAGGCCCCTCCCTTCGACAGAAGCCTAGGGATGCTATACTACGCCACAGACACCTACCCATCGGGGGGCGTGATAAAGGCGAAGCCGGAGGACTTCCTGGTCGAGGAGGTGTTGTACGACGGGACGGTGGTCGCGCTAGAGGGGGTATCTATAGAGCCGAGGGTGGGGGGCTGGACGTGGATCCACGTGGTTAAGAGAAACGTAGACACAGTGAAGTTGGTGTTG
This genomic interval carries:
- a CDS encoding TIM barrel protein; the protein is MAKVYLGPAGIPQYVVKAKSTLDAVKAVRELGLNAMEVEFVQGVRMSRELAKQVGKAAQDYDVKLSVHAPYFINLCSEEADKVEKSRQRLVDSLDRAYHMGAWVVVVHAAYYGKLGPQRCFEKVKEELEKAYRESGIGSGVYIGVEITARTNQFGSVEEAFKLAKELHYVTPVVDWGHLYARNNGVINYGEVLDLWAREFGDRHMHTHFTSVRYRNGKYVDEHEPIERNMPPFEPLAEELKRRDLAITLICESPLLEKDALLMKEILEKHGVSLAT